One stretch of Arachis hypogaea cultivar Tifrunner chromosome 20, arahy.Tifrunner.gnm2.J5K5, whole genome shotgun sequence DNA includes these proteins:
- the LOC112786497 gene encoding agamous-like MADS-box protein AGL92, whose translation MDNNCRPNLFSVLRKRRVSFAELARQYEMAANNNDDDIPKMKRRMKLQLIDDMNSRKATFRKRRAGLLKKLEQLAILYDIQACIAIFSPGDKNPTVWPSVEEAKEIVEKFEEIPEPERSGRMVTHQEYRQQKVIWMEKQLEKLKKLND comes from the exons ATGGATAACAATTGTCGTCCTAACCTGTTTTCCGTTCTCCGAAAAAGGAGGGTGTCATTTGCAGAGCTAGCAAGGCAATATGAGATGGCAGCCAACAACAATGATGACGATATCCCAAAAatgaagaggaggatgaaactacAACTGATAGATGATATGAATTCAAGAAAAGCTACATTCAGAAAGAGGCGTGCCGGGTTGTTGAAGAAGTTGGAGCAGCTCGCCATCCTTTATGACATTCAGGCTTGTATTGCCATCTTTAGTCCAG GGGACAAGAATCCTACGGTGTGGCCGTCGGTGGAGGAGGCTAAAGAGATCGTGGAGAAGTTTGAGGAGATTCCGGAGCCAGAGCGGTCGGGCAGAATGGTAACTCATCAGGAGTACAGGCAACAGAAGGTGATTTGGATGGAGAAGCAACTTGAGAAGCTCAAGAAACTTAACGATTAG